From the genome of Pelomonas sp. SE-A7, one region includes:
- a CDS encoding LysR family transcriptional regulator → MKRPSLPALQAFRRVVELQSFGAAARSLETTGSSISKLVAQLEADLGVRLLNRTTRKVSISSEGAAFYADAVRILDELDVAIEAVHSGAGAPVGRLKVSLPTSFAIAWLAARLPAFMRRHPEIELDLVLNDRYVDLVQEGFDCAIRIATQLPDSSLVARRLGQVQRLLLASPTYVDGGPPLRQPQDLADHACLVYSQDGGPVEWPFSGGVALSVRGFCRVNNSVLLREMLLAGLGITLAPAFVVDDLLASGQLVEQLPAHRPRPLNVFGVMAHQRFVPRKVTAFLDFVGRELQDGATG, encoded by the coding sequence ATGAAGCGTCCCAGCCTGCCCGCCCTGCAAGCCTTTCGCCGCGTCGTCGAGCTGCAATCCTTCGGTGCTGCGGCGCGCAGCCTGGAGACCACCGGCAGCAGCATCAGCAAGCTGGTGGCCCAGCTGGAGGCCGACCTGGGCGTGCGACTGCTGAACCGGACCACGCGCAAGGTCAGCATCAGCAGCGAGGGCGCGGCCTTCTATGCCGATGCGGTGCGCATCCTGGACGAACTGGACGTCGCTATCGAAGCGGTGCACAGCGGTGCCGGTGCGCCGGTCGGGCGGCTCAAGGTGTCGCTGCCGACCTCGTTCGCCATCGCCTGGCTGGCCGCACGGCTGCCGGCCTTCATGCGCCGCCATCCGGAGATCGAACTGGACCTGGTGCTGAACGACCGTTACGTCGACCTGGTCCAGGAGGGCTTTGATTGCGCGATCCGCATCGCCACGCAACTGCCCGATTCGAGCCTGGTGGCGCGGCGACTGGGCCAGGTGCAGCGCCTGCTGTTGGCCTCGCCGACCTATGTGGACGGTGGCCCGCCGCTGCGCCAGCCGCAGGACCTCGCCGACCACGCCTGCCTGGTCTATTCACAGGATGGCGGCCCGGTTGAATGGCCTTTCAGCGGTGGCGTTGCCCTGTCGGTGCGGGGCTTTTGCCGGGTCAACAACAGCGTGCTGCTGCGCGAGATGCTGCTGGCCGGCCTGGGCATCACGCTGGCGCCCGCCTTCGTGGTGGACGACCTGCTCGCCAGCGGCCAATTGGTGGAGCAGTTGCCGGCACACCGCCCCAGGCCCTTGAATGTCTTCGGCGTCATGGCGCACCAGCGCTTCGTGCCCAGAAAGGTCACGGCCTTTCTGGACTTTGTCGGCCGCGAACTGCAGGACGGCGCGACCGGGTGA
- a CDS encoding 2TM domain-containing protein, with protein MSDMNNAGTGADDEIQKLAKRRVDQKMGFYTHALVYVVVNLGLYALNNMGDWSNGSFGHHRWHFIPMIPWGIGLAIHGLVTFISLQGGDLRQHLMDKEVEAIKRRQQR; from the coding sequence ATGAGCGACATGAACAATGCCGGCACCGGCGCCGACGACGAGATCCAGAAGCTGGCCAAGCGCCGCGTGGACCAGAAGATGGGCTTCTACACCCATGCCCTGGTCTATGTGGTCGTCAACCTGGGGCTCTATGCGCTCAACAACATGGGCGACTGGAGCAACGGCAGCTTCGGCCACCACCGCTGGCATTTCATCCCCATGATCCCCTGGGGCATCGGCCTCGCCATCCACGGCCTGGTGACCTTCATCTCGCTGCAGGGTGGCGACCTGCGCCAGCACCTGATGGACAAGGAAGTCGAGGCCATCAAGCGCCGTCAGCAGCGCTGA
- a CDS encoding glutamine--tRNA ligase/YqeY domain fusion protein yields MSAPNSHPDANEALKSNNFLRAIIERDLEAGLTQGRKFAGTPGDAAHHEAGQLDPARIRTRFPPEPNGYLHIGHAKSICLNFGLARDYGGICHLRFDDTNPEKEEQEYVDAIKEMVAWLGWDWDTGGTSHLFFASNYFDFMYRAAEYLIEQGLAYVDEQTPEEMRANRGDFTTPGKDSPFRARMPAENLARFREMRDGKHADGAMILRARIDMASPNINMRDPALYRIRRATHHNTGDQWCIYPMYTFAHPIEDALERITHSLCTLEFEDQRPFYDWLLNALADGGLLARPLPHQYEFGRFNLSYVVTSKRKLKQLVDEKHVNGWDDPRMPTLVGMRRRGYTPEAVRAMVESTGVTKTNAWLDYSVLDGYLRADLDAKAARACAVLEPLKLKLTNYAEIFGSLDHLDACSAPVHPHQPELGARAFSFGPELWIEREDFMEVPVKGYQRLFPGNKTRLKYGHVIECTGCEKDEAGNITAVLASIVPDTKSGTPGADAIKVKGVITWVGVHEAIAAEVRLYDRLFTEEQPDAGGRDFLEVLNPGSKKIVTAYLEPSLASVAADTKFQFERHGYFVADRIDHQAGKPVFNKITGLRDSFGK; encoded by the coding sequence ATGTCCGCGCCCAACTCCCATCCCGACGCCAACGAGGCCCTCAAGTCCAACAATTTCCTGCGCGCCATCATCGAGCGCGATCTGGAAGCCGGCTTGACCCAGGGCCGCAAGTTCGCCGGCACGCCCGGCGACGCGGCGCACCACGAGGCCGGCCAGCTCGACCCGGCCAGGATCCGCACCCGCTTCCCGCCCGAGCCCAACGGCTACCTGCACATCGGCCATGCCAAGAGCATCTGCCTGAACTTCGGCCTGGCGCGTGACTACGGTGGTATTTGCCACCTGCGCTTCGACGACACCAATCCGGAGAAGGAAGAGCAGGAATACGTCGACGCGATCAAGGAAATGGTCGCCTGGCTGGGCTGGGATTGGGACACCGGCGGCACCTCGCACCTGTTCTTCGCCAGCAACTACTTCGACTTCATGTACCGCGCGGCCGAGTACCTGATCGAGCAGGGCCTGGCCTATGTGGACGAGCAGACGCCGGAAGAGATGCGCGCCAACCGCGGCGACTTCACCACGCCGGGCAAGGACAGCCCCTTCCGCGCCCGCATGCCGGCTGAGAACCTGGCCCGCTTCCGCGAGATGCGCGACGGCAAGCATGCCGACGGCGCCATGATCCTGCGCGCCAGGATCGACATGGCCTCGCCCAACATCAATATGCGTGACCCTGCCCTGTACCGCATCCGCCGCGCCACCCACCACAACACCGGCGACCAGTGGTGCATCTATCCGATGTACACCTTCGCGCATCCGATCGAGGACGCGCTGGAGCGCATCACGCACAGCCTGTGCACACTGGAGTTCGAAGACCAGCGCCCGTTCTACGACTGGCTCCTGAACGCGCTCGCCGATGGCGGCCTGCTGGCCCGCCCGCTGCCGCACCAATACGAGTTCGGCCGCTTCAACCTCAGCTACGTGGTCACCAGCAAGCGCAAGCTCAAGCAGCTGGTGGACGAGAAGCATGTGAATGGCTGGGACGACCCGCGCATGCCCACCCTGGTCGGCATGCGCCGCCGCGGCTACACGCCCGAGGCTGTGCGCGCCATGGTCGAGTCCACCGGCGTGACCAAGACCAATGCCTGGCTGGACTACTCGGTGCTGGACGGCTATCTGCGCGCCGACCTCGATGCCAAGGCGGCCCGCGCCTGCGCCGTGCTGGAGCCGCTCAAGCTCAAGCTGACGAACTACGCCGAGATCTTCGGCAGCCTCGACCACCTTGATGCCTGCAGCGCGCCGGTGCATCCGCACCAGCCCGAGCTGGGCGCCCGCGCCTTCAGCTTCGGCCCCGAGCTCTGGATTGAGCGCGAGGACTTCATGGAGGTGCCGGTCAAGGGCTACCAGCGTCTGTTCCCCGGCAACAAGACCCGCCTGAAGTACGGCCACGTGATCGAGTGCACCGGCTGCGAGAAGGACGAGGCGGGCAACATCACGGCCGTGCTGGCCAGCATCGTGCCCGACACCAAGAGCGGCACGCCGGGCGCCGATGCGATCAAGGTCAAGGGCGTGATCACCTGGGTCGGCGTGCATGAAGCCATCGCCGCCGAAGTACGCCTCTACGACCGCTTGTTCACCGAAGAGCAGCCCGATGCCGGCGGCCGCGATTTCCTCGAGGTCCTGAACCCGGGCAGCAAGAAGATAGTGACGGCCTATCTGGAACCTTCGCTGGCCTCGGTGGCTGCGGACACGAAGTTCCAGTTCGAGCGCCACGGCTACTTCGTGGCCGACCGCATCGATCACCAGGCCGGCAAGCCGGTGTTCAACAAGATCACCGGCCTGCGCGACAGCTTCGGCAAATAA
- a CDS encoding zinc-dependent alcohol dehydrogenase family protein: MLKALYSERGPVPQAVIEAVPFERPQLAPGQALVAVLAAPINPSDVLTLTGQYGLLPPLPAVGGSEGVGRVVELGPDTQGPAIGQTVLLPAGSGTWTTHLVAPAARLIPLPNGADPKQLAMLTVNPPTASLLLSDFATLQPGDWVIQNSANSGVGSYVVQLAKLRGLKTVNIVRRDSAVAGVQAQGGDVVLVDGDDLADRVKAATNGAPIKLGIDAVGGKATMRLAATLAESAVVVNYGALSGEPCIVSPRELVFRDVTLKGFWLARWYRVTPQAQQAALLGELAGLIAAGKLSAPVQATYDVAQIKEAVAAAASGERQGKILVVPNAL, encoded by the coding sequence ATGCTCAAAGCCCTGTACAGCGAACGCGGCCCGGTGCCGCAGGCCGTGATCGAGGCCGTGCCCTTCGAGCGCCCGCAGCTGGCCCCGGGCCAGGCCCTGGTGGCCGTGCTGGCCGCGCCCATCAACCCCAGCGACGTGCTGACCCTGACCGGCCAGTACGGCCTGCTGCCGCCGCTGCCGGCGGTGGGCGGTAGCGAGGGCGTGGGCCGTGTCGTCGAGCTGGGCCCGGACACCCAAGGCCCGGCCATTGGCCAGACCGTGCTGCTGCCCGCCGGCTCCGGCACCTGGACCACCCACCTGGTCGCCCCGGCCGCGCGCCTGATCCCGCTGCCCAATGGCGCGGACCCCAAGCAGCTGGCCATGCTGACCGTCAACCCGCCGACCGCCTCGCTGCTGCTCAGCGACTTCGCCACGCTGCAGCCGGGCGACTGGGTGATTCAGAACAGCGCCAATTCGGGCGTGGGCAGCTATGTGGTGCAGCTGGCCAAGCTGCGTGGCCTGAAGACGGTCAACATCGTGCGCCGCGACTCGGCCGTGGCCGGTGTGCAGGCCCAGGGTGGGGACGTGGTTCTGGTGGATGGCGACGATCTGGCCGATCGCGTCAAGGCGGCCACCAACGGTGCGCCCATCAAGCTGGGCATTGATGCCGTCGGCGGCAAGGCCACGATGCGGCTGGCCGCCACGCTGGCGGAGAGCGCCGTGGTCGTCAACTACGGCGCCCTGAGCGGCGAGCCCTGCATAGTCTCGCCGCGCGAGCTGGTGTTCCGCGACGTGACCCTGAAGGGCTTCTGGCTGGCGCGCTGGTACCGCGTGACGCCGCAGGCGCAGCAGGCAGCGCTGCTGGGCGAGCTGGCCGGCCTGATCGCCGCCGGCAAGCTGAGTGCGCCGGTGCAGGCCACCTATGACGTGGCCCAGATCAAGGAAGCGGTCGCGGCGGCTGCGTCCGGCGAACGCCAGGGCAAGATCCTGGTCGTGCCGAACGCGCTCTGA